In the Nocardia asteroides genome, GAGTCCGGCCGCGGCCTGGGTGAGGATCTGCACCGCGCGCCGCGGGTCGAGCCTGCCGCCGTCGGCACGGATCAGCTCGGCGACGTCCGGCCCGGCGACGAAGCGCATCGACATCCAGAGCAGGTCGTCCTCGGCGCCGCGGTCGTAGATCTCCACGATGTTCGGGTGGTCGAGCTGCACCGCCAGCTCGGCCTCGCGCCGGAACCGGGCGCGGAACTCCGGGTCGGCGCCGGCCACCGGGTCGAGCACCTTGAGCGCCACCGAGCGCGGCAGCCGCGGGTGCCGCGCCAGGTAGACGGTGCCCATGCCGCCCGCGCCGAGGGTGCGTTCGATGCGATACCCGGCGAACACCGTGCCCGGGGTCAGGGTCATGGGGGCGGCCCTCCTCAGAGCGGGGCGCCGGCGAACCAGCGGTCGTAGACGTCCCGGCCGCCGCGGCCGCCGGAGGCGCCGACCGTGCAGAAGCTGCGGGCGGGGTCGTCGAAGGCGATGTCGAGCAGGCCGTAGCCGCCGGTGGTGTCGGTGGCGTAGCGGAGGCTGCCGGTGCCGCTCGGCCTGGTCCAGCGCTCTTCGTGCAGGGCGGCGTAGCCGCTCCCCGCCCGGGTGTAGGTGACCGGGCGGCGGGTCGGGTCGCAGCGGATGTTGACGTTGAAGCCGTCGTCGGTCTCGGCGGGGCAGTGCAGCCAGGCGCCGCGGTCGTCGTTCAGCGCGCAGCGCATGCCGAGGTAGCCGGTGCCCTCCGGGTCGGCCGGGACCAGGCCGGGGAACGCGCCGGCGATGTAGGCGGCACTGCCCCACGCGGACGTGGGCGGTGCCGTGGTCGTCGGTTGGCGGGAGGTCGGCGGCACGGTGGTGGCCGTCGTTGTCGCGGGGGTGGCGGTGCCGGTCGGGTCGGAGCGGGTGAAGACAACGAGCGTCGTCGCGGCCAGGATGCCGAGCAGCACGAGGGCGCCTGCGGCGACGGGCCAACGGCTCCGCCTGCCAGGCGCGGAGCCGGGAGCCTGCTGCGGCCCGCTCACGAAAGCACCGCCGGGAGGCGGGCCGGTGGGGGCGCCCGCGGCCGGGGGTCCGGGAGCGGGACGCCCCGACCCGGCCGCGCTCCCCGCGCGATAGGCAAGCGGTGAACCGGTACTGCCTTCCGGCCCCGCCGCCGAGAACCCGGACGACATCGAAACCCCGGAAGGGGGCACGCCATCGGCCCCCGCGGGGCCGAGCGCGGCCACCGCTGCCTCCGCCAGCGCCCCGCAGCTCGCGAACCGCTCCCCCGGCTCCTTCGCCATGGCCTTTGCGATCACCGCGTCCAGCGCGGGCGGCAGCGCGGGGTTCAGCGCGGAGGCGCGGGGCGGGGGCTCGAAGAGGTGCGCCGCCATGGCGGCGGCCGGCTGCCGCGAACCGAACGGCTTTCCGCCGGTGAGCAGCTCGAAGAGGGTGCAGCCGAGCGAGTACACATCGGCG is a window encoding:
- a CDS encoding serine/threonine-protein kinase, coding for MVLRPGEIFAGYRVLRPLGAGGMGAVYLAQHPRLPRRDALKVLDPGLGADPEFRARFEREADLAARLEHPNVVAVYDRGAEGETLWIAMRYVDGVDAAELIRRGPAELPPARAVRIVAAAARGLDAAHRNDLLHRDVKPANIMVAVDDEGNDVVRLTDFGIARPLDAPTSLTVTGSVLATFAYAAPELLTGGPVDRRADVYSLGCTLFELLTGGKPFGSRQPAAAMAAHLFEPPPRASALNPALPPALDAVIAKAMAKEPGERFASCGALAEAAVAALGPAGADGVPPSGVSMSSGFSAAGPEGSTGSPLAYRAGSAAGSGRPAPGPPAAGAPTGPPPGGAFVSGPQQAPGSAPGRRSRWPVAAGALVLLGILAATTLVVFTRSDPTGTATPATTTATTVPPTSRQPTTTAPPTSAWGSAAYIAGAFPGLVPADPEGTGYLGMRCALNDDRGAWLHCPAETDDGFNVNIRCDPTRRPVTYTRAGSGYAALHEERWTRPSGTGSLRYATDTTGGYGLLDIAFDDPARSFCTVGASGGRGGRDVYDRWFAGAPL